Genomic segment of Nitrospirota bacterium:
CATCTTCAGTGCCTTTTTGCTTGACCTGTAGGTAAGCCCTACCATTGCAACTGCGGTCATTATTATTGCTGACATGGCAGATATCACGTGATCCCCTGATACACTGGATAGAAGAGGGCCTTTAAAATAGAGCAGATCATCGATGGCCAGGATAAAGATATTAAAGATATTGCTACCAAATAGATTTCCTATGGCCATATCAGTAGCCCCTATCTTGAGGCTGGTTAAGGATACTACAACCTCGGGCATGGATGTTGCGAGGGCAATAAAGATATTGCCAACAAAAGTTCCTCCGAGGCCTGTCTGGTTTGCAATCTCACTGCCAATAGCTGGAAGCCATGTGGCAGCGGCTATAACAAAAATGGCATTAATTGCATAACCCCTGTAAGCCTGAGCCTTTGTTATCTTTTCGTATTTCAACGCCTCAGCCATCTCTCCGATAAATTCAGCAACCTTCTTTTTCTCAAAATAGAAGACAGTCCTCATAGCCAAAAAGTAGATAAGGATTATTGCTGGCGTGTAAGGCCCTATCCAGAGAAAATTGTTCCCTGCCCTTTCAGATGCAAGAATACTCACAGCCACCAAGCCTATCATGATAATCCCGAACCCTGCAGAAAGTATATGCGCGCGGTCAGCTTTAGAAAATATAGGGCCAGGCCCATGCATAACATCCATCAGCGCAATAATAAGCATGTTAAAGACACAGCTTCCGAGGACATCTCCAGCAGCAATATCAGGCACATCAAAAATAAGGACAGAACTTATTCCGGTAAAAAGCTCTGGAAGGGATGTAACCGAAGCCATAAGCACCACGCCAATCCATACCCTTCCAAGGCCTGTCTTTTCGGCTATTACATCGCCATACTTTGAAAGCCTTGAGCCTGAATAAAGGATTACGCCAACACACAGAAGGAATTTCAGCCATGTAATGAACATGATTTAAGAATATACAGAAGCAGCAGGTCTCCGTCAATAAAAACCGCCTTACAGTTTGCCTTCCTCAAGCAGCCTGAAAGCCCTGCTTATATTGTCTTTCCTGCCTATCAGATAAACCACATCGCCTGGTTCTAAAACAAAATCCGCATCAGGATTAGTGATAAGCTTTTCATCACGTCTTACAGCAATAACAGTTGCCCCTGTCTCCGAGCGCAGACTGAGTTGAGCGAGGGATCGGCCTGATGCGTGGGTTTTATCTTTTATGAGAAATGTCTCTGTCTCAATTCCAGAGAGAACTTCATGCCTTTCTGCGAGGTGCCGCCTCGGCAGCTCAACCTTCCTCAGTACCCTGTAACTATCACTCCTTATATTCTCTATATGCCCGGATATAAGATTCCTCGGTGTCTGGTAATGGTGCAAAACCCTTGCAAATATTTCTATGGATGTCTCAAATTCTTCCGGAATAACTTCATCTGCTCCAAGTTTTATCAAATCCTCAATCTCTGATGTATATCTGGTTCTGACAATTATGTGAATCGTGGGGTTCTCTTTTCTTGCAATCTGCACTATTCTCCTTGTTGATGCGGGGTCTGATATGGCAATCACAAGCACCTTTGCTGCTGTTATACCGAGTTTGTGGAGTATCTCCGGGCTTGAACCATCCCCGTAGTATATTGGCTCACCCTTCTTTTTCATTGTCCGGACAGTATTATTGTTCAATTCAAGGACAACATACGGAATGTCCGCATCTCTTAAAACCCTCGCAAGATTTCTGCCGTTCAGGCCAAAACCAATGATAATTACGTGCTCTGTTTTTTTTCTCGGATAGCCTTCCATTTCTGCCTTTTTCTTCATCCTGTCCAATCTGTGAAGAAGTCTCCTGGAGCTCAGCCAGCCTGAAAACGCAGGTGAGATGCTGATAATAAATGGCGTCAATACCATTGTCATAACTGATGCTGAAAGAAATATCTGGTATATATTGTCGGCTATAAGCCCTGCTGTCCTCCCTGCAGTGGCAAGGACAAAAGAGAATTCACCTATCTGGGCAAGGTGTAGCCCTGTCTGCATAGCAACCCGCGGGGAATATCCAAGAAATGATACAGAAATAAAAGTAATAAAGGCCTTTAGAAACAGGATTATGATTACCGCAGAGATGGCTGTTATCAGATTTGTCCCGAGAAAACTAAGGTTCATAAGCATACCAACAGATATAAAAAACAGGCCATTAAAGCTCTCCTTAAAAGGCACAATATCAGATATAGCCTGATACGCATATTCTGACTCTGATATTATAAGCCCGGCAAGGAATGCGCCGAGGGCAAGGGAGAGGCCGAGCCTTGAAGTAAGAAGGGCAGTGCCAAGACACAAAAGGATAATTGCTATCACAAACAGTTCTCTGCTCCTGGTATGGGCTATCTGGTGAAGGATTTGGGGGACAAGCCACCTCGCCCCTAAAATGACCACCACTATAATGGCAGCCGCCTTGGCCATTGTAAGGGCCACCCCTACCAACCCGCCGCTGTTTCCAGCCAGTATTGGTACAAAGAGCATAAAAGGCACAACACAGAGGTCCTGGAAAATCAAGACACCTACGGCTATTCGGCCGTGTGGGGAATCCATTTCAGCCCTGTCAAAAAGCATTTTCATTACAATTGCAGTGCTACTCATTGCAACTAAAAATCCAGCGAAGAGGGCAGCATTGAATTTCCCTAAAAGCGGATAGGATATTGCAGTTGCAGCTAAAATGGTCAGCAAGACCTGGGAAAGCCCTCCGCCGAGAACAGCGGAACGGAGCATCATAATATTTTTAAAGGACAGCTCAAGGCCGATCGTGAATAAAAGGAGTATAACTCCAATCTCTGCAAGGAGCTCAACATTATGTATATCTTTTATAATCCCGAAACCATGGGGGCCCATAAAAACCCCTGCAATGAGAAACCCAACAATGGAGGGGATCTTTAGCCTGTTCAGGAGAAAAACTACAGAGGCAGAGACGCCGAAGATGATAACTAATAGTTTTAAAAACGTATATTCCTGCATTAGTTAATTATATACTAAGAGACGAGAAGTAGGAAATGAGAACCCAAAAACAGAGATAGAAATTCCTTAAAATTCCCTCTCCCTCGCCCGCCCCGCTTCGCGGAGCGAGGCCGGGGATGGGAGAGCAACTGTGTTGTCAAGTGGTAAATAAATAAATTTTTGGGTTCCATAATAATTTATGTTTAAACATTGCATTCAAAATAACCAACAACTTACGCATACAGGCGGTAAGCGCTACCTTTGGAGCTTTTCCAGCTTGCCTAAGACGCTCGTAAAACGCC
This window contains:
- a CDS encoding sodium:calcium antiporter; protein product: MFITWLKFLLCVGVILYSGSRLSKYGDVIAEKTGLGRVWIGVVLMASVTSLPELFTGISSVLIFDVPDIAAGDVLGSCVFNMLIIALMDVMHGPGPIFSKADRAHILSAGFGIIMIGLVAVSILASERAGNNFLWIGPYTPAIILIYFLAMRTVFYFEKKKVAEFIGEMAEALKYEKITKAQAYRGYAINAIFVIAAATWLPAIGSEIANQTGLGGTFVGNIFIALATSMPEVVVSLTSLKIGATDMAIGNLFGSNIFNIFILAIDDLLYFKGPLLSSVSGDHVISAMSAIIMTAVAMVGLTYRSSKKALKMISWDALAIAIIYMLNVIFLYKRIG
- a CDS encoding cation:proton antiporter; this encodes MQEYTFLKLLVIIFGVSASVVFLLNRLKIPSIVGFLIAGVFMGPHGFGIIKDIHNVELLAEIGVILLLFTIGLELSFKNIMMLRSAVLGGGLSQVLLTILAATAISYPLLGKFNAALFAGFLVAMSSTAIVMKMLFDRAEMDSPHGRIAVGVLIFQDLCVVPFMLFVPILAGNSGGLVGVALTMAKAAAIIVVVILGARWLVPQILHQIAHTRSRELFVIAIILLCLGTALLTSRLGLSLALGAFLAGLIISESEYAYQAISDIVPFKESFNGLFFISVGMLMNLSFLGTNLITAISAVIIILFLKAFITFISVSFLGYSPRVAMQTGLHLAQIGEFSFVLATAGRTAGLIADNIYQIFLSASVMTMVLTPFIISISPAFSGWLSSRRLLHRLDRMKKKAEMEGYPRKKTEHVIIIGFGLNGRNLARVLRDADIPYVVLELNNNTVRTMKKKGEPIYYGDGSSPEILHKLGITAAKVLVIAISDPASTRRIVQIARKENPTIHIIVRTRYTSEIEDLIKLGADEVIPEEFETSIEIFARVLHHYQTPRNLISGHIENIRSDSYRVLRKVELPRRHLAERHEVLSGIETETFLIKDKTHASGRSLAQLSLRSETGATVIAVRRDEKLITNPDADFVLEPGDVVYLIGRKDNISRAFRLLEEGKL
- a CDS encoding IS110 family transposase, translated to AFYERLRQAGKAPKVALTACMRKLLVILNAMFKHKLLWNPKIYLFTT